A single window of Candidatus Bathyarchaeota archaeon DNA harbors:
- a CDS encoding Lrp/AsnC family transcriptional regulator: MYKLKDIDYKILRELLNNSKTSDRQVAKKIGISQPTVTRRRARLERELIDGYTAIPKWEKLGYEILAITLVKTKEALGLKDSYKNAHEKGIKWLMKQPNVLMSGGCRGMGVSGFMISVHKSYSDYDSFMSKHKRELGDTFTDVQTVLVNLGGNQILKPFHLKYLAEAK; the protein is encoded by the coding sequence ATGTATAAATTGAAGGATATTGACTACAAGATTCTTCGTGAGTTGCTGAATAACTCTAAGACGAGTGATAGGCAAGTGGCTAAGAAAATCGGGATCTCTCAGCCAACCGTTACAAGAAGGAGAGCAAGGTTAGAAAGAGAACTAATTGATGGTTATACTGCTATCCCAAAATGGGAGAAACTTGGGTATGAGATACTTGCAATCACACTGGTCAAAACTAAAGAAGCTCTCGGATTGAAAGATAGCTATAAAAATGCCCATGAAAAAGGGATAAAATGGCTGATGAAACAGCCCAATGTCCTTATGAGTGGCGGATGTAGAGGCATGGGGGTGAGTGGCTTTATGATTTCGGTTCACAAGAGCTACTCAGATTATGACAGTTTTATGTCTAAACATAAGCGAGAGTTAGGAGACACGTTTACTGATGTTCAAACTGTTCTTGTGAATCTTGGTGGAAACCAGATTCTGAAGCCCTTCCATTTGAAATACTTGGCAGAAGCAAAATAG
- a CDS encoding VIT1/CCC1 transporter family protein yields MEGIAFGLADGLIMSLGLIIGVAEATTDSRLVIIAGVIGGFANAFGNSIGFYMSQSAERGLQIHEATEHKVITRVHSKREIYLSSGLAFLCSIGISFMLLIPFILLNMATAIILAFVLGTLVAFSLGSYVGKISSENKWYSGLKYSAIAFLGAIISHLIADLITAL; encoded by the coding sequence TTGGAAGGCATAGCTTTTGGTCTTGCTGATGGCTTAATCATGAGTTTGGGTTTGATAATAGGAGTGGCTGAGGCAACTACAGATTCAAGACTTGTCATAATAGCTGGTGTTATAGGTGGATTTGCCAATGCATTTGGAAATTCTATAGGGTTTTACATGTCCCAATCTGCTGAGAGAGGACTACAGATCCATGAGGCAACTGAACATAAAGTGATCACAAGGGTTCATTCAAAAAGAGAAATCTACTTGAGCAGCGGTCTTGCCTTCTTATGTTCTATAGGAATATCATTTATGCTTCTTATCCCTTTCATCCTTCTGAACATGGCAACAGCCATAATTCTTGCCTTTGTATTAGGAACCTTGGTTGCCTTTTCACTTGGAAGTTATGTTGGAAAAATAAGTAGTGAGAACAAGTGGTATTCTGGACTAAAGTATTCAGCTATAGCTTTTCTTGGAGCAATCATCTCCCATCTTATAGCAGATCTAATCACTGCTCTATAA